A segment of the Chthonomonadales bacterium genome:
CGCGGCCGGGCGCGCGGTTGCCGCTAGCGTCCGGCGTAGCGCTGCAGCTTGCGGGAGTCGGTGAGGACGATGGTTCGGCCGTCCAGGCGGACGGCCCGCACCTCGCGCATCCGGGATAGCTCGCGGTTCACCGTCTCGCGCGTGGTCCCGATCTGCTCGGCGAGGGACTGCTGCGAGACCCTGACCTCCAGACGCACGCCTCCGCGGGGGTCCTCCCGGCCGTGGGTCGCCGCTAGCTCCAGCAGGCGTTCAGCAAGGCGGCCGCGCACGTCCAGGGACTGGCGGCTCTCCAGGCGCCGGCCGGCCTCGCGCAGGCGCTCCGCCAGGTGAGACATAACGCCAAAGGCGATCCGCGGCGAGCGCTCGACGCAGGCGACGAAGGCCTCCCGGTCGAGCATCACCAGCTCGGCGGGCGCGGCGGTGACGGCGTCGGCCATGCGAGGCTTGCCGTCGATCAGCGCCATGTCGCCGATGATTTCGCCGGGCCCCCGCTGCGCGATGTGGACCGTGACGCCCTCGGCGGTCTCGTGCTGAATGCTGACGCTGCCCGAGACGACGATGTAGAGCGTGTGGCCGGGGTCGCCGGCATGGAAGAGTGCGGTCCCGCCCGCGAACTGTCGTCGGCGGCAGCGCGCCGCCAGCTCGCCGATGGCGGCCGCGTCCAGCGAGGCGAAGAGGGGGATGCCCTTCAGCAGGTCAGTGGTTGAGGCGTCCGTTCTGTTCACGGCGGCTTGTTCCGTTGCCAGAAGCGCTTACGGTGCAAGGGGCGCGTTCGGCGATCGCCACTTCGGCGACGGCCGTGCATAGGGTTTGGCCGCCGGCGGCGCGAGTCCTGCCCGCGCGGCGCAGGGAACCGGCCCGGCGACGCCGAACCGGGGACATGTATGGGCATCGCTCAGGGCGCCAGACCGTTTGCGCGCTCGATGCCGATGCCGAGGCGGTCTCGCCGCCAGGACCACGTCGGCGCCCGGCGGCCGTGCCGGGCGCTTTCCACACGAGGAGAGCAAGATGCCCCCTACTGACGTCGTGCGAGCGCTCGAGCGCCTGCGCGCGGCCGCCGACCAGGCGCACGGCGGATTCCCCACGACGACGTGGACTCGCGTGCAGGGGCCGGGTCCCGACACCCTCGAACTCGGCGGTGGCGGCGGCTTCGCCGGGCTCACCTTCGAGCCCGGCAAGGACCTGACGCTCCGCTGCGCGCTGGACACACCCGCCGAGGCGCACGGCGTGAGGCTCGAGGGGGATGCGCTGGAGGGCACGCTGTTCAGCCTCTACCCATGCGAGATCCGGCTCAACGGCGAGACGGTGTTCCGCGACGACGCTCCCGCTCCCGTGGCGGCCGGGCCCGCCCTCTTCACCCTCGCGCCCGCCCTCGGAACGTCCGGCGCCGACCTGCTGGAGATCACCGTTCGCATTCCAGACAACCAGACCACCGCCTGGTTCAACCTGCGCCTCACAACGCCCGGCCTGCGCGCGCGGTTCGAGGCTCTGGACGTTGCCTGGGCGCAACTCGCCCTGAGCGACGCCGTGGCCGCCTCCAACGAGGAGCGCGCCGCCGTGGGCGCGGCCGCAGCCGGCCTGCCCGACCCGCTGCCGACGGAAGCCGTGGCGCTCACTGCCGCGCTCGCGGCGCTCGCGGGGGCCCTCTCGCCCCTCGATGCGCGCGTGCGCGCCCTGCCGGTGCACCTGGTCGGGCACAGCCACATCGACATGAACTGGCTCTGGACCTGGCCCGACACCGTGGAGGTGATCCGTCGCGATGCCCGCAGCGTGCTCGGGCTGATGGACGAATTCCCGGAGCTCACCTTCTCGCACAGCCAGCCGGCCACCTACGAGGTGCTTCGCGAGTGCGAGCCCGCGATGTTCCAGCGCATCCTGGCCCACATCCGCGCCGGGCGCTGGGAGCCCCTCACCGCGACCTGGGTGGAGGGCGACGCGAACATGGCCTCGGGGGAGGCGATGGCCCGTCAGATGCTGGAGGGCGTCACCTACTCGCGTGAGGCTCTGGGATACACTCCGCGCGTGTTCCACGCGCCGGACACGTTCGGGCACG
Coding sequences within it:
- a CDS encoding Crp/Fnr family transcriptional regulator produces the protein MNRTDASTTDLLKGIPLFASLDAAAIGELAARCRRRQFAGGTALFHAGDPGHTLYIVVSGSVSIQHETAEGVTVHIAQRGPGEIIGDMALIDGKPRMADAVTAAPAELVMLDREAFVACVERSPRIAFGVMSHLAERLREAGRRLESRQSLDVRGRLAERLLELAATHGREDPRGGVRLEVRVSQQSLAEQIGTTRETVNRELSRMREVRAVRLDGRTIVLTDSRKLQRYAGR